The following DNA comes from Ornithobacterium rhinotracheale DSM 15997.
GAAAACAACAATATCGTTCTTTTTTACTTTTTGCCATCCTGGGATTCTTTCGTATGGCAATTGCAGTTTCTCCACAAACAAGTTTCTTGAAAACAAATCGGCAAACGGCACCGCCACGGGCGTAATCGGCAAGCGAGTTCCGTAGACATTCTTACTCACAAAAAGCGCATCGCCAATTTTTATAGTACTTTCCATGGAGCCCGTAGGCACAATCATAGGTTGCACAAAATAGGTGTGAATGGTAGTGGCTAAAATTACCGCAAAAAGCAATGCAGAAATCACGGTTTCTTTGCGTTTTTCTGGCCCTGTGTAGGCAGGTTTTTCTACATAATTTAAATAATAAATGTAAAATCCAAGTGTTACAATTACCAAAAGCCCATCTACAAAACTTCTTTTGCCAAAAGAACAAATAAAATCTACCCACAAAATCATAATCATAATAGGAGAGATAATCGGTAGAAAAAGAAGAATTACCCACCATTTTGGGCGTTTGATGATGTCTAAAAGTACAATCGCATTGTAAACGGGAACAGCGGCTTCCCATGCCTTTCTTCCTGCATTTTGATAAAGTTTCCAAGTGCCCAGAAAGTGAATGATTTGCACTACGATAAAAAAGATGAACCAGCCGGTCCAAGTACTAATCCACATAATAATTTGGTTTATAAAATAGTTCTCAAAAGTAATAAATTATTTTGAATAAATTTTAATCTACCCTATTTTCACAAATGAAATAAAACTTAAAATGAACCATAAGACTAGTCCTAAATAAAAAAATAGCTTAAAATTGATTTTTTCTCGGTAGCGCAACCAGCTTGTAGAGAGTAATAAGAATAAAAGAACAAGGCTAATCCAAAAAGAATCATAATTTATAATGTTCTTATTTAAATAAGTATTTTTAATCAATTCAGGCAACCAAGCTAAAAAATAAGCAAAAGCAAAAATACCATAATCTTTTTTTCTCTTAATGACTGAAAATGAAGAATATTTTATCGCAAAATGCAATAAAATGGAATAGAAAACAAGCCATAAAATATTGTAGATGAAAACTGCAATATTTGGCTTAATTAGGCTTAAAAATGAATTGTTTTCATCTATGTATTGAATGCTATTGATGAAAGAATGGAAAAATAGAAAAAGCAATATTTCTATAAAACTTAAAATATTTAAAGTAATTAAAAAATTACTCCAAAATTCGGATTTCAATTTGTCTACAAAAAAGGAGGCAACGGTAGCACCTGAAACGCCAATCATCAAAAGAATTTTAAAATTTACAAATTCAAGGTTATAAAATCCCTTAACTAAGTAAATGATTTCAATAGCAAGCGTGAGAATTGCAACAATTAGAATTACAATGTTGAAAATTTTGTTTTTGTAGACTTGAAACATGATGTGTGAGTTTTTAAATTCCTAAAACATCTTTCATCGTAAAAATTCCTTTTTTATCATAAATATATTCTGCTGCTTTTATAGCTCCCAACGCAAAACCATCTCTTGAATTAGCTGTATGTTTTAGCTCAATAGAATCTATGTCTGAAAAATATTCTACAATGTGTGTTCCAGGTACTTCTGGTTCGCGCAAAGCATAAATCGGAATGTCTTTTTTGCCTTCTTTTTTGTCCAAAGACCAATGCTCAAAACCTGTTTTTTGCATAATTTTTTCGGCGATGGTAATTGCGGTTCCGCTTGGTGCATCTTTCTTTTGCGTATGGTGAATTTCTGTAAGTTTTAAATCATACAAATCTTGATCTTTCATCAGTTGAGCCGTTTGCTGCACGATTTCAAAAAATAGATTCACGCCCAAGCTAAAATTAGAGGCATAAAGAAAAGAACCATTGTATTGCGTAACTTTTTGCTCGATTTGGTCAAGTTTCCCAAGCCAACCTGTTGTGCCACATACCGTAGGGATATTGCTACCGAGCAAAACATTTAAATTCTCAAAAGCAGCATCTGGATGCGAAAACTCAATAGCCACATCAATGTTGTGATCTCTCAACTCTGAGTGTGTGGGCGTTTTGTCGAAAATTACGGCAATTTTGTGCCCTTTTTCTTTGGCTAAACGCTCAATTGTTTTCCCCATTTTTCCGTATCCTACAATGGCTATATTCATAATTTCTTTATTTTATTGTAAAACTTAAAGCAAGTCCAGGTTTTAGCTCGTTGGTAGCTGGACTATAAATAGTTACAGGTTTTATTTTTAAATCTTTGTCTTTTCTTACTTCGTATAGGTGCGCATCCACGGTCGCGTCTAAGATGTTCACCGCATATGCCACAATAGTAAGCGCAATGGCATAATCCCGATTTCGTTTTTGGTAATCTTGCGCTTGAGCAAGTACTTCTTTGGTATAAATGCCGTGGTATCTATTTGGCTTTCCATTGATTTCTGCAATAAAAGCATCTCGGTATTCATCATACTTTTTCTGGTACCAAAGCGTAATTCCTACTCCTGTGCCAATCATTCCCCAAACAATCGGGGCTTTCCAATAGCGTTTGTTGTAAATCTGCCCTAATCCTGGCAAAACGGCTGAATAAAGAGCCGCTTTCATAGGATTTTTTTGGTAGACTTGAACGCTGTCTAGTGGCTGAGATATATAAATAGAATCCTTTGAAATTTCTTTATTTTCAATGAATTGAGCAAAAACCGAAAACATAAGAAAAAAGCCGAGTATGCTAAATTTTATTTTCATTGAAGCAGATCTTTTAGTCGTTGGAAATCGGCATCAGACGAGAAGTTTAAAATAATTTTCCCCTTTCCTTTATTATTTCGTTTGATTTCCACTTTTGTGCCCCATTTTTGGCTCCAGTCGTTCTGTGTTTTCTTAAAATCATTTGGCAAAGTGCTTTTTTCTTTAGGAGCTTCTGCCGAATCATTGTTTTTCAAACTCTTCACTAATTGCTCTGTTTGGCGCACAGATAATGCTTTTGCAATGATTTTTTCGTAGACTTCAAGTTGCTCCTCGGGTGATTCAATCCCAATAAGTGCCTTTCCGTGCCCCATAGAAATCATGCCATCTCGGATTCCTGTCTGGATAATTGGGTCTAGTTTCAATAAACGAAGATAATTGGTAATGGTAGAGCGGTTTTTCCCCACTCGTTTACTCATTTCCTCTTGAGTAAGGTTTATTTCATCAATTAAGCGTTGAAAACTCAAAGCCACTTCAATGGCATCTAAATCCTCTCGCTGAATGTTTTCTACCAAAGCCATTTCGAGCATCACTGCATCATCTGCCAAGCGCACAAAGGCTGGAATGCTCTCTAAACCTGCCAATTGCGAAGCACGATAGCGTCTTTCTCCTGAGATTAATTCAAATTTATCACCATTTTTTCTTACGGTAATGGGTTGAATTATCCCGATTTCTCTAATGGATTGTGCTAATTCTTCTAGTGCTGTTTCGTCGAAATAAGTTCTTGGCTGATTGGCATAGGGAACGATTTTATCTATGGCGATTTCTACAATATTTCCCACCAAATCTTTAGCTCCCGCATCATTGGCTGAGTTCACATTTTCATCTTGTGCCACCAATAAACTTGAAAGCCCACGCCCTAATGCTCTTTTCTTTTCTTTAGCCATAGTATAAATTGTAAAATCAATTAAATTTTATCGTTGTTATTTTTCAAAAATTCATGTGCAAGGTGCAAATAATTTTCTGCACCACGGCTTGCCGCGTCATATTTTATGATAGATTCACCAAAACTTGGTGCTTCGCTCACACGCACATTTCGCTGAATAATGGTTTCAAAAACCATATTTGGGAAGTGGCTCCTTACTTCTTCTACCACTTGGTTGGATAGTCTAAGTCTCGCATCGTACATAGTGAGCAAAAGCCCTTCGATATCGAGCGAAGGATTGTGATACTGTTGCACACGCTTGATGGTATTGAGCAATTTGCCCAAACCTTCCAATGCAAAATATTCGCACTGGATTGGGATAATTACAGAATCTGCCGCAGTAAGGGCGTTTAAAGTAATAAGCCCAAGCGATGGTGCACAATCTATAAAAATGTAATCGTATTCGTCTTTGATAGGAGCCAAAGCCTTTTGCAACATAAATTCACGCTCTTCTGTATCTACCAATTCGATTTCGGCAGCCACTAAATCCACATGCGCAGGGATTAAATCCAAATTCGGAGAATCTGTTTTTACAATTGCATCTTTGGCAGAAACCTCATGTTCAAGCACTTCATAAGTTCCCTTTTCAACATTTTCTATATCAATGCCCAAGCCCGACGAAGCGTTGGCTTGCGGATCTGCATCGATGAGAAGTGTCTTTTTTTCTAAAATTCCTACCGCTGCCGATAGATTAATGG
Coding sequences within:
- the dapB gene encoding 4-hydroxy-tetrahydrodipicolinate reductase, whose protein sequence is MNIAIVGYGKMGKTIERLAKEKGHKIAVIFDKTPTHSELRDHNIDVAIEFSHPDAAFENLNVLLGSNIPTVCGTTGWLGKLDQIEQKVTQYNGSFLYASNFSLGVNLFFEIVQQTAQLMKDQDLYDLKLTEIHHTQKKDAPSGTAITIAEKIMQKTGFEHWSLDKKEGKKDIPIYALREPEVPGTHIVEYFSDIDSIELKHTANSRDGFALGAIKAAEYIYDKKGIFTMKDVLGI
- a CDS encoding DUF5683 domain-containing protein; this translates as MKIKFSILGFFLMFSVFAQFIENKEISKDSIYISQPLDSVQVYQKNPMKAALYSAVLPGLGQIYNKRYWKAPIVWGMIGTGVGITLWYQKKYDEYRDAFIAEINGKPNRYHGIYTKEVLAQAQDYQKRNRDYAIALTIVAYAVNILDATVDAHLYEVRKDKDLKIKPVTIYSPATNELKPGLALSFTIK
- a CDS encoding ParB/RepB/Spo0J family partition protein — translated: MAKEKKRALGRGLSSLLVAQDENVNSANDAGAKDLVGNIVEIAIDKIVPYANQPRTYFDETALEELAQSIREIGIIQPITVRKNGDKFELISGERRYRASQLAGLESIPAFVRLADDAVMLEMALVENIQREDLDAIEVALSFQRLIDEINLTQEEMSKRVGKNRSTITNYLRLLKLDPIIQTGIRDGMISMGHGKALIGIESPEEQLEVYEKIIAKALSVRQTEQLVKSLKNNDSAEAPKEKSTLPNDFKKTQNDWSQKWGTKVEIKRNNKGKGKIILNFSSDADFQRLKDLLQ
- a CDS encoding ParA family protein, whose product is MGKIIAIANQKGGVGKTTTAINLSAAVGILEKKTLLIDADPQANASSGLGIDIENVEKGTYEVLEHEVSAKDAIVKTDSPNLDLIPAHVDLVAAEIELVDTEEREFMLQKALAPIKDEYDYIFIDCAPSLGLITLNALTAADSVIIPIQCEYFALEGLGKLLNTIKRVQQYHNPSLDIEGLLLTMYDARLRLSNQVVEEVRSHFPNMVFETIIQRNVRVSEAPSFGESIIKYDAASRGAENYLHLAHEFLKNNNDKI